From the genome of Acropora palmata chromosome 4, jaAcrPala1.3, whole genome shotgun sequence, one region includes:
- the LOC141878564 gene encoding uncharacterized protein LOC141878564, whose protein sequence is YVDTDDDDGNDDDDDNDDNNGVYNHDGDNGVDNDGNEVDDDGNDGIDIDYDNDNGIDSDGDNDNGIDNDDDNADDNAIDSDDDNDNEDGVDKDDVNDGNVGDAGVDKDDDNADDNAFDNDDDNDSEDGVDNDDGNDGKVGDDGIGNCDDNDDDNGIDNDDDDSDGDSGDDGGDNNDDGDDGNDDDDDSGYNDGDDKGN, encoded by the coding sequence TATGTTGATACTGATGACGACGAtggtaatgatgatgatgatgacaatgacgaCAACAATGGCGTTTACAACCATGATGGCGACAATGGCGTTGACAATGATGGCAATGAAGTTGACGATGATGGCAACGATGGCATTGACATTGATTATGACAATGACAATGGAATTGACAGTGATGGTGACAATGACAATGGAATTGACAACGATGATGACAATGCTGACGACAATGCCATTGACagtgatgatgacaatgacaacGAAGATGGCGTTGACAAGGATGATGTCAACGATGGCAATGTTGGTGACGCTGGCGTTGACAAGGATGATGACAATGCGGACGACAATGcatttgacaatgatgatgacaatgacagCGAAGATGGCGTTGACAACGATGATGGCAACGATGGCAAAGTTGGTGATGATGGCATTGGTAACTGTGATGACAATGACGACGACAATGGcattgacaatgatgatgacgacagTGATGGCGACAGTGGTGATGATGGTGGTGACAACAATGATGATGGTGACGATGGCaacgacgatgacgatgacagTGGTTATAATGATGGTGACGACAAGGGCAATTAA